The Apium graveolens cultivar Ventura chromosome 11, ASM990537v1, whole genome shotgun sequence genome has a window encoding:
- the LOC141697922 gene encoding uncharacterized protein LOC141697922, translating to MEGEQWKEKARSLQLLLRHRFRVAVDRHRPSPPDTSVIQLWIDRFRNFRRQSLPSSTKFYLKRVSKDIDMEGDSVLTRMLQAVAVPVIGNVCYVFMHGLNRVQIYGAEKLHQALQHRPNNKSLITVSNHVASLDDPLVIAALIPPSVLLDAQNLRWTLCASDRCFRNPVTSAFFKHVKVLPLTRGEGIYQKGMDIAIAKLNRGGWVHIFPEGSRSRDGGKTVGSAKRGIGRLVLDADNVPMVVPFVHTGMQDIMPIGAKFPRIGKTVTVLVGDPVEFDDLLGMEGNPGMSRGKLYDAVSARIGERIRKMKAQVDRLALEQSLQSQNYPWRCTDRAAGILRQVDWESLGMEDYIGLDELEPPKQISVTEHKAEHVNVKENTSQDRYFRMGLSYEGGIVSRIRGYMDPTELMGFAARGIFTSTRVNESFVNLQSNNPLKAWKNFMEGHLAM from the exons ATGGAAGGAGAGCAGTGGAAAGAGAAAGCTAGGTCACTTCAGCTCCTACTACGACACCGTTTCAGAGTCGCCGTCGATCGTCACCGCCCTTCTCCTCCTGACACCTCAGTTATTCAGCTCTGGATTGATCGATTTCGCAATTTTCGTCGACAGTCTTTGCCTTCTTCTACCAAATTTTATCTCAAAAGAg TTAGCAAGGATATCGACATGGAAGGTGATTCAGTTCTTACTCGCATGCTTCAAGCTGTGGCAGTTCCTGTTATCGGAAACGTTTGTTATGTTTTTATGCATGGCCTTAACAGAGTACAG ATATATGGTGCAGAGAAACTTCATCAAGCATTGCAGCATAGACCAAACAACAAGTCTCTTATAACG GTTAGTAatcatgttgcttctcttgatgatccacttgttATCGCTGCGCTGATTCCCCCGAGTGTTCTATTGGATGCTCAAAACTTAAGATGGACGCTTTGTGCAAGTGATCGTTGTTTTAGGAATCCAGTAACGTCTGCCTTTTTCAAGCATGTTAAAGTTTTACCACTTACTCGTGGTGAAGGAATTTATCAAAAG GGGATGGACATTGCTATTGCTAAATTGAATCGCGGTGGCTGGGTTCATATATTTCCTGAAGGCAGTCGTTCTCGAGATGGTGGAAAGACTGTTGGATCAGCAAAACGAGGCATTGGAAG ATTGGTCCTGGATGCTGACAATGTACCCATGGTTGTTCCGTTTGTGCACACTGGCATGCAAGATATTATGCCCATAGGGGCCAAGTTTCCGAGGATCGGAAAGACG GTAACTGTACTCGTAGGTGATCCAGTGGAATTTGACGATCTACTTGGCATGGAAGGAAACCCAGGGATGTCAAGAGGAAAACTCTATGATGCTGTATCTGCAAGGATTGGTGAACGGATACGAAAAATGAAAGCCCAAGTTGATAGATTAGCCCTTGAACAATCATTGCAATCCCAAAACTATCCTTGGAGGTGCACTGACCGTGCTGCTGGAATCTTACGACAGGTAGACTGGGAGTCGCTTGGCATGGAAGATTATATTGGTCTTGATGAGCTAGAGCCACCTAAACAAATTTCTGTTACTGAGCACAAAGCAGAACATGTAAATGTGAAAGAGAACACTTCACAAGATCGATATTTCAGGATGGGCTTATCTTATGAAGGTGGAATTGTATCGAGGATTCGTGGTTATATGGACCCAACTGAGCTGATGGGTTTTGCTGCCAGAGGTATATTTACAAGCACCAGAGTAAATGAAAGTTTTGTAAACCTTCAAAGCAATAACCCTTTGAAAGCTTGGAAAAACTTCATGGAAGGGCACCTGGCGATGTAA
- the LOC141695034 gene encoding uncharacterized protein LOC141695034 isoform X1 produces the protein MANTNAEITHQHLLQVAGEEASLEEKYAKAHQNNKRIASIDIFRGFTVALMILVDDAGDEWPMIGHAPWNGCHLADFVMPFFLFIVGMAVALALKKLPNRQLAIRKVVLRTLKLLFFGLLLQGGFSHAPDKLTYGVDMQRIRWCGILQRIALAYLVVALIEIFMRNAKTKEDISTSHFLIFKSYIWHWLLGACVLIFYLAALYGANVPDWQFTVDDPESAAYGKILSVFCSTRGRLDPPCNAVGYFDREMMGISHMYQKPAWKRSKACTMNSPYEGPLLDDAPSWCLAHFEPEGILSSISAILSTVIGVHFGHVLIHIKDHSTRLKHWILMGLSLLLLGIILHVTNAMPLNKQLYSFSYVCLTSGAAALTFSTFYILVDILKLKYVFLPFEWIGLNAMLVYVMAAEGIFAGFINGWYYKSPHNTLIYWIQKHIFYGVWHSRRVGLLLYVIFAEILFWAVVSGILHWRGIYWRL, from the exons ATGGCTAACACAAATGCTGAAATCACACATCAACACCTCCTACAAGTAGCTGGTGAGGAAGCTTCTTTGGAAGAAAAATATGCAAAAGCTCATCAAAATAACAAGCGTATCGCGTCAATTGACATCTTCAGAGGCTTCACTGTTGCT TTGATGATACTGGTTGATGATGCTGGAGATGAATGGCCTATGATAGGTCATGCTCCGTGGAATGGTTGCCATCTTGCTGATTTTGTGATGCCCTTTTTTCTCTTTATTGTGGGGATGGCCGTTGCGCTTGCTCTCAAG AAATTACCAAACCGTCAATTGGCCATCAGAAAGGTGGTCTTAAGGACTTTAAAACTACTCTTTTTCGGGCTTCTCTTACAAG GGGGCTTCTCACATGCTCCCGACAAATTAACGTATGGGGTCGACATGCAAAGAATAAGATGGTGTGGTATACTGCAG AGAATCGCTCTTGCATATTTGGTTGTGGCACTAATAGAAATTTTTATGCGAAATGCAAAAACCAAGGAAGACATATCAACTAGTCATTTTCTCATCTTCAAATCATATATTTGGCACTG GTTGCTCGGAGCATGTGTTCTTATATTTTACCTAGCTGCTCTTTATGGGGCTAATGTTCCTGACTGGCAATTCACAGTTGATGATCCGGAAAGTGCCGCCTATGGGAAGATCTTAAGT GTATTTTGCAGCACGAGAGGGAGACTTGATCCTCCTTGTAATGCTGTTGGTTATTTTGACAGAGAAATGATGGGAATCAGTCATATGTATCAGAAACCAGCTTGGAAGAGATCCAAA GCTTGCACTATGAACTCTCCTTATGAGGGACCTCTTCTAGACGATGCTCCATCGTGGTGTTTGGCACATTTTGAACCCGAAGGAATTTTAAG CTCGATCTCTGCTATCCTATCAACAGTTATTGGTGTGCATTTCGGCCATGTTCTCATCCATATAAAG GATCATTCGACTAGACTGAAACACTGGATTTTGATGGGCCTGTCTCTTCTTCTCCTCGGCATTATTCTACACGTTACAAATG CAATGCCTCTAAATAAACAGCTCTATAGCTTCAGCTATGTATGTCTCACTTCTGGAGCAGCAGCATTGACGTTCTCAACATTCTATATACTG GTTGATATTTTAAAACTGAAATATGTCTTTCTACCATTTGAATGGATTGGTTTGAATGCTATGCTCGTCTATGTCATGGCTGCTGAGGGGATCTTTGCAGGATTCATTAACGGGTGGTATTACAAGAGCCCCCATAATACACTG ATATACTGGATTCAGAAGCACATATTCTATGGAGTCTGGCATTCAAGAAGAGTAGGACTTCTACTTTACGTTATCTTTGCAGAAATACTCTTCTGGGCTGTTGTGTCTGGCATTCTTCATTGGCGAGGCATCTATTGGAGGCTTTAG
- the LOC141695034 gene encoding uncharacterized protein LOC141695034 isoform X2: MILVDDAGDEWPMIGHAPWNGCHLADFVMPFFLFIVGMAVALALKKLPNRQLAIRKVVLRTLKLLFFGLLLQGGFSHAPDKLTYGVDMQRIRWCGILQRIALAYLVVALIEIFMRNAKTKEDISTSHFLIFKSYIWHWLLGACVLIFYLAALYGANVPDWQFTVDDPESAAYGKILSVFCSTRGRLDPPCNAVGYFDREMMGISHMYQKPAWKRSKACTMNSPYEGPLLDDAPSWCLAHFEPEGILSSISAILSTVIGVHFGHVLIHIKDHSTRLKHWILMGLSLLLLGIILHVTNAMPLNKQLYSFSYVCLTSGAAALTFSTFYILVDILKLKYVFLPFEWIGLNAMLVYVMAAEGIFAGFINGWYYKSPHNTLIYWIQKHIFYGVWHSRRVGLLLYVIFAEILFWAVVSGILHWRGIYWRL; the protein is encoded by the exons ATGATACTGGTTGATGATGCTGGAGATGAATGGCCTATGATAGGTCATGCTCCGTGGAATGGTTGCCATCTTGCTGATTTTGTGATGCCCTTTTTTCTCTTTATTGTGGGGATGGCCGTTGCGCTTGCTCTCAAG AAATTACCAAACCGTCAATTGGCCATCAGAAAGGTGGTCTTAAGGACTTTAAAACTACTCTTTTTCGGGCTTCTCTTACAAG GGGGCTTCTCACATGCTCCCGACAAATTAACGTATGGGGTCGACATGCAAAGAATAAGATGGTGTGGTATACTGCAG AGAATCGCTCTTGCATATTTGGTTGTGGCACTAATAGAAATTTTTATGCGAAATGCAAAAACCAAGGAAGACATATCAACTAGTCATTTTCTCATCTTCAAATCATATATTTGGCACTG GTTGCTCGGAGCATGTGTTCTTATATTTTACCTAGCTGCTCTTTATGGGGCTAATGTTCCTGACTGGCAATTCACAGTTGATGATCCGGAAAGTGCCGCCTATGGGAAGATCTTAAGT GTATTTTGCAGCACGAGAGGGAGACTTGATCCTCCTTGTAATGCTGTTGGTTATTTTGACAGAGAAATGATGGGAATCAGTCATATGTATCAGAAACCAGCTTGGAAGAGATCCAAA GCTTGCACTATGAACTCTCCTTATGAGGGACCTCTTCTAGACGATGCTCCATCGTGGTGTTTGGCACATTTTGAACCCGAAGGAATTTTAAG CTCGATCTCTGCTATCCTATCAACAGTTATTGGTGTGCATTTCGGCCATGTTCTCATCCATATAAAG GATCATTCGACTAGACTGAAACACTGGATTTTGATGGGCCTGTCTCTTCTTCTCCTCGGCATTATTCTACACGTTACAAATG CAATGCCTCTAAATAAACAGCTCTATAGCTTCAGCTATGTATGTCTCACTTCTGGAGCAGCAGCATTGACGTTCTCAACATTCTATATACTG GTTGATATTTTAAAACTGAAATATGTCTTTCTACCATTTGAATGGATTGGTTTGAATGCTATGCTCGTCTATGTCATGGCTGCTGAGGGGATCTTTGCAGGATTCATTAACGGGTGGTATTACAAGAGCCCCCATAATACACTG ATATACTGGATTCAGAAGCACATATTCTATGGAGTCTGGCATTCAAGAAGAGTAGGACTTCTACTTTACGTTATCTTTGCAGAAATACTCTTCTGGGCTGTTGTGTCTGGCATTCTTCATTGGCGAGGCATCTATTGGAGGCTTTAG